A genome region from Gigantopelta aegis isolate Gae_Host chromosome 3, Gae_host_genome, whole genome shotgun sequence includes the following:
- the LOC121368626 gene encoding putative beta-hexosaminidase, translating into MAKHMEIKYDVVDNLRDSLKTFEAEISITNTGPETIPGQGWEIYFCHLNLLEPEFLPSAEGAVLQSYGVKFLHTQGCLFKMVPLENFGPITFGETRRVRFLSENYSVSKSDGIPNWYVSAPGLEPRVIVSTAGESLDFVGDFDTPQKWKRYDYLTDEAEGHDRYDPITPRVRYATNNVRDMQKTGMPLIPTPVEVAIDETETLRLDTKDWCIVTSRRFDAEARYLAERLGFAIQSKKPHSRYISFTETDLQVSIKNQESRRPESYTLSVDPAKGVVEIGARDEPGAFYAIQTLLALIDDKRRLPKVTIKDAPR; encoded by the exons ATGGCCAAAcatatggaaataaaatatgacGTCGTTGATAACCTAAGAGATTCTCTGAAGACGTTCGAGGCCGAGATATCCATAACAAATACCGGCCCGGAAACGATCCCCGGTCAGGGCTGGGAGATCTACTTCTGTCATCTGAACCTTCTGGAGCCGGAGTTCCTGCCATCTGCTGAAGGAGCAGTCCTGCAGTCGTACGGCGTCAAGTTTCTCCACACCCAGGGATGTTTGTTCAAAATGGTCCCGCTTGAAAACTTTGGCCCAATCACGTTTGGCGAAACACGACGCGTCCGCTTTCTGTCGGAGAACTACTCGGTGTCCAAATCCGATGGAATACCCAACTGGTACGTGTCCGCGCCGGGCCTGGAACCAAGAGTTATCGTCAGTACCGCAGGCGAAAGTCTGGACTTTGTCGGCGATTTTGACACGCCCCAGAAATGGAAGCGATACGATTACCTGACGGACGAGGCGGAGGGCCACGATCGATACGATCCCATCACCCCTCGAGTGAGGTACGCCACGAATAACGTGCGGGACATGCAGAAGACGGGGATGCCGCTCATTCCCACTCCCGTGGAGGTCGCCATTGACGAAACCGAAACTCTGAGACTCGACACCAAGGACTGGTGCATTGTTACGTCACGAAGATTTGACGCCGAAGCTCGGTATCTGGCAG AACGTCTCGGGTTTGCAATCCAATCGAAGAAGCCCCACAGCAGATACATAAGCTTTACGGAAACAGACTTGCAGGTGTCCATCAAAAACCAGGAATCACGACGTCCAGAGTCGTACACGCTGTCTGTGGACCCAGCTAAGGGCGTCGTCGAGATCGGCGCCAGGGACGAGCCGGGGGCCTTCTATGCTATCCAGACACTGCTGGCGCTGATAGATGACAAGCGGCGGCTGCCTAAAGTCACCATCAAAGATGCTCCCAGGTAA